The window CTCCCTTTCTGCCATACAATATCCGCTACAATCTTGAAAACAATCGCGGTCCTCGGGGTTATAACTGAACCTTTCCTGCTCTCGACATCCCAAAAGCCACTGCGGTCCCACTGTTTGGGGAAGGTTTACCTTTGGACTTGTCATCTCATATCCGATGTTGTGATGCTTCCTGCTGAAGTTTGCATCGACAAATAGATAGACTTGAAACAAAGACTTTGACTTGGTGATCCGAAGATTAGACTAATTCAAATGTACCATGTTTTTGTGCCCCGGTGTCTCACACTAcgccccttcttctcctttggCGTCCTCCTTGTAGACGTCATACTTATATGTAGAGCCTGGGTGATCAGCCCTCAACCCCCTCTGACCTTCGCCGTAGACCTTTTCTCTCGCTGTCAACTGCACATCCTCCGCGGGGGCCTCTGGATAGATGCCGCGACGTCGAAGCTCGGGGAtgaggagctcgacgacgtcttcAAAGGTGCCCGGCGTGGTCACGTAGCCCAGGTTAAAACCGTCCAGATCGCCCTCCCGGATCCAGTACTCCAGGTCGTCGGCCACCGTCTCAGGGCTCCCCACAGATACGGGCCCGAGGCCCCCAATGGCGGCTCGCTCAGCGATGACGCGGGGCGTCCACTTGGGCACGTGCTCGCTCGTCGTGGTGAAGGAGTCAAGGATGCTGCGCACCTTGTGCGCCTCGAGCGAGTCGGCCGCGGTGACCTCCTGGTCGACGGGGATCTTGGACAGGTCGATGCCCGTCCAGCCGCTGACGAGGACGAGTCCGCCGATGACGGAGGCGTActtcttcagctcctcgTGCTTGGCccgggcctcctcgtcggtgcgGCCGACGATCGGGGTGAAGGTGGCGAAGAATTTGAGGGACTGCGGGTCGCGGCCGAGTGCCGCCGCCTTGTCCCGGATCTGCCGGATCTTGGGCCGCAGGAGCTGCGGCGAGTGGGACGAGACGAAGATGCCCTCGGCGTGGGTTGCGGCGAACTCGGACCCGGCGGCTGACGTGCCGGcttggaagaggaagggcGTTCTCTGGGGTGAGGGGTCGACAATGTGGCGggtgtcgaggtcgaagaacTTTCCGTGGTGGTGGATCGTCCGGATCTTGTCCGGGTCCGCGTAGCTGTCGTTCCCGGGG is drawn from Colletotrichum destructivum chromosome 6, complete sequence and contains these coding sequences:
- a CDS encoding Putative Luciferase-like domain-containing protein, which produces MTSVPIRNSPNGENGVKPEGKKQILLNAFDMSTVGHLSPGQWKNPDDKSATKRDLNYWIDLAKLLERGGINALFLADTYGGYDTYEGSLDNCIRRAAQWPMTDPTIPISAMAAVTKNLSFAITASTSFEPPFLLAKRFSTLDHFTRGRIGWNIVTSWKKAAFKAIGLDSPIPHDERYAQADEYLRVLYKLWEGSWADDAITPDPGNDSYADPDKIRTIHHHGKFFDLDTRHIVDPSPQRTPFLFQAGTSAAGSEFAATHAEGIFVSSHSPQLLRPKIRQIRDKAAALGRDPQSLKFFATFTPIVGRTDEEARAKHEELKKYASVIGGLVLVSGWTGIDLSKIPVDQEVTAADSLEAHKVRSILDSFTTTSEHVPKWTPRVIAERAAIGGLGPVSVGSPETVADDLEYWIREGDLDGFNLGYVTTPGTFEDVVELLIPELRRRGIYPEAPAEDVQLTAREKVYGEGQRGLRADHPGSTYKYDVYKEDAKGEEGA